The DNA region CTACGGAACTGGAACTGGTCGCTGTCGCCACGGGCTTGATCTTGTCACCCAAGACCTCGACCATCTTCTCGGCATAGCGCTTGCCGAAGTCGCGGTATTCCTGCGGGGTGAAGTGGACGTTCTGGCCATCGCCCAATGCCTGGTTGAAACCTTCGGAAGAGACCACGTAGAAGTTCTTGGACTGCTGCGGGAGTTTCGCGATGTTTTGGTTCGCACCGGAACTGGAACCGCTGCGCAGCACTTCGCCCGCGAGGAACGGGATATCGCTGTCGAGTCCCAGGTCCTTGATGATGTTGTCGTAGACCTTCTTGACCGAGTAAGGCCACTGGCTGTTGCCGGCGTCGGTTTCACCCTGGTGGAAGATGATGCCCTTGATGACGCCGTCTTCCTGGGCCTTCTTCGCCATCTCGATCAGGCGGCCATAGGGATTGCCACCATAGTCATTGATGCGCTGGGTCATCCAGCTCTGCTGCGTCCTCGCGTAATTCGCGTAGTTGTCCTTGTCGAACAGCTGGATACTGCAGCCCGCAACTGCGACCACGATGACACCCACCTTGATCTGGGAATCCGTCTTCTCGACCATAGTACGGCCGAAGTAGTCCGTAGGTCCGAGCTTAGCCCCCTGACAATGCGCCAGCGGGGGCGTCGCCTTGGACCACCGTCCCTTCGTCTTGCCGGAACAGGAACCGTTATCGGCAGCCCATAGCACCTGGAAACGTTCGTCAACGGTCCTGTCTTCGTTGCCGATATCGCCCTGGCCTTCCATGTTGGACTGGCCGAAAGCGAGATAAATGTGGAAGTTAGGATCTGGTGCCGCATATACGGCAGATGCGGCACAAGCCGCCATAATCACTTTTTTGATATTCATTTTTACTCTCCATAAACAAGAGCAGAACAAACCCAATCCTGCTCGGAAATTAATATAGATAAAAAAACGCAAACGTCTGCAATTACAGGCATTATCCGTTGTATCATGGCGCAACACACAAAAGAGACCGTTCCCGGAGCCTTTTTTTTTCGATTTTTACCGAATTTTCACACTGTCCCATACCGCAAAAACAAACATTTATTTATATTCCCTATGTATTTATCGGAGGAATCCAATGAAAAAGATTATCATGACGGCCATCGCGGCCGCAAGCGTATGCCTTCTTTCCGCCTGTGGCGGTGAGGAATCCAAGCCTTCCCGTGCTGACATGTGCGCACAGGGCCTGA from Fibrobacter sp. includes:
- a CDS encoding sialate O-acetylesterase: MNIKKVIMAACAASAVYAAPDPNFHIYLAFGQSNMEGQGDIGNEDRTVDERFQVLWAADNGSCSGKTKGRWSKATPPLAHCQGAKLGPTDYFGRTMVEKTDSQIKVGVIVVAVAGCSIQLFDKDNYANYARTQQSWMTQRINDYGGNPYGRLIEMAKKAQEDGVIKGIIFHQGETDAGNSQWPYSVKKVYDNIIKDLGLDSDIPFLAGEVLRSGSSSGANQNIAKLPQQSKNFYVVSSEGFNQALGDGQNVHFTPQEYRDFGKRYAEKMVEVLGDKIKPVATATSSSSVAESSSAVGPTSSEVAPKSSSSVTASSSSHQHVHRSSSSTEAIGAVAAVSSAIGKAVVNSGRVSVPVKVNGDAVSAKVFSMQGKMLLDFGNSYSMGTLGFDASRLPQGNYMVSVQVGSERSVQKVQIK